A single region of the Pseudorhodoplanes sp. genome encodes:
- the ligA gene encoding NAD-dependent DNA ligase LigA — MSQAAPFTPVDKLTEEQAAAELKRLAKLIAEHDKRYYQQDAPTISDAEYDALRQRNNEIEARFPELIRKDSPSQRVGAAPTGKFKKVRHAVPMLSLDNAFTDEDVAEFAERVVRFLKLTEVPAFTAEPKIDGLSLSLRYEKGILVTGATRGDGAEGEDVTANVKTLDDIPEKLKGRKLPDIAEVRGEVYMTHDDFLKLNQRQADRGEPVYANPRNSAAGSLRQKDPKITASRKLKFFAYGWGQMSAMLADTQTAMVEWLGDCGFRINPLFKTCTSVEAMLAFYRDIEARRAKLGYDIDGVVYKLDRLDWQQRLGFISRSPRWAIAHKFAAEKATTIVKDIDIQVGRTGALTPVAKLEPVTVGGVVVQNATLHNEDEIARKDVRIGDTVTIQRAGDVIPQVLGVVLEKRPKNSKPYKFPETCPVCGSHAVREEGEAVRRCTGGLICPAQQVERLRHFVSRDAFDIEGLGEKQVQAFYADGLITEPADIFTLEKRNKRASKKLEEREGYGETSVRNLFAAIEERRKIPLNKLIYALGIRHVGEGNAKLLARHYLTIDAFLDGMKAAGKGEESEAWQELNHIGGIGEIVAEAVVEFFKEKKNREALARLLEEIEVEPMPQAKTDSPVAGKTVVFTGTLEKMTRNEAKAQAERLGAKVSGSVSKKTDLVVAGPGAGSKLTDAQKFGVRVVSEDEWLEMIG, encoded by the coding sequence GTGTCCCAAGCCGCCCCATTCACGCCAGTCGACAAGCTCACTGAGGAGCAGGCCGCAGCCGAACTGAAACGGCTCGCCAAGCTGATCGCCGAGCATGACAAGCGTTATTATCAGCAGGATGCGCCGACCATTTCGGATGCTGAATACGACGCGCTGCGCCAGCGCAACAACGAGATCGAAGCACGCTTCCCGGAACTCATCCGCAAGGATTCGCCCTCGCAGCGCGTCGGTGCGGCTCCCACCGGCAAGTTCAAGAAGGTGCGGCACGCGGTGCCGATGCTATCGCTCGACAACGCCTTTACCGACGAGGATGTCGCCGAATTCGCCGAGCGCGTGGTGCGCTTCCTAAAGCTGACGGAGGTACCGGCCTTCACCGCCGAGCCCAAGATCGACGGGCTGTCGCTGTCGCTGCGCTATGAGAAGGGCATTCTCGTCACCGGCGCGACGCGTGGCGACGGTGCCGAAGGCGAAGATGTCACCGCCAATGTCAAGACCCTGGACGACATTCCGGAGAAGCTGAAGGGCAGGAAACTCCCTGACATCGCCGAGGTGCGCGGCGAGGTCTACATGACGCACGACGATTTCCTGAAACTGAACCAGCGGCAGGCGGACCGGGGGGAGCCGGTCTACGCCAATCCGCGCAATTCCGCCGCGGGCTCTCTGCGCCAAAAGGATCCGAAGATCACCGCCTCGCGCAAGCTGAAATTCTTCGCTTATGGCTGGGGGCAGATGAGCGCCATGCTCGCCGACACGCAGACGGCGATGGTTGAATGGCTCGGCGATTGCGGCTTCCGTATCAATCCCCTGTTCAAGACCTGCACGAGCGTCGAGGCGATGCTCGCCTTCTACCGTGACATCGAAGCGCGCCGCGCCAAGCTCGGCTACGACATCGACGGCGTGGTCTACAAGCTCGACCGTCTCGACTGGCAGCAGCGGCTCGGGTTCATTTCGCGCTCGCCGCGCTGGGCGATCGCGCACAAATTCGCCGCCGAAAAGGCGACGACCATCGTCAAGGATATCGACATCCAGGTCGGCCGCACCGGCGCGCTGACGCCGGTGGCGAAACTCGAGCCGGTCACTGTCGGCGGCGTGGTGGTGCAGAACGCGACCCTGCACAATGAGGATGAGATCGCGCGCAAGGATGTGCGGATCGGCGACACCGTGACCATCCAGCGCGCCGGCGACGTGATCCCGCAGGTGCTTGGCGTGGTGCTGGAGAAACGTCCGAAGAATTCAAAACCCTACAAGTTCCCCGAGACCTGCCCGGTCTGCGGCAGCCATGCCGTGCGCGAGGAGGGCGAGGCGGTGCGACGCTGCACCGGCGGCCTGATCTGTCCGGCGCAGCAGGTGGAGCGGTTGCGGCATTTCGTGTCGCGCGACGCCTTCGACATCGAGGGGCTGGGCGAGAAGCAGGTCCAGGCTTTCTACGCCGACGGGCTGATCACGGAGCCCGCCGACATCTTCACGCTCGAGAAGCGCAACAAGCGCGCGAGCAAGAAGCTCGAAGAGCGCGAGGGCTATGGCGAAACCTCGGTGCGTAATCTGTTCGCCGCCATTGAAGAGCGGCGCAAGATTCCGCTCAACAAATTAATTTATGCGCTCGGCATCCGCCATGTCGGCGAGGGCAACGCCAAGTTGCTGGCGCGCCACTACCTCACGATCGATGCGTTCCTCGATGGCATGAAGGCGGCGGGGAAGGGCGAAGAGTCGGAAGCCTGGCAGGAACTGAACCATATCGGCGGCATCGGCGAGATCGTGGCCGAGGCTGTCGTCGAATTCTTCAAGGAGAAGAAGAATCGTGAAGCGCTTGCTCGTTTGCTCGAGGAGATCGAAGTCGAGCCGATGCCTCAGGCGAAGACGGATTCCCCCGTCGCCGGCAAGACCGTCGTCTTTACCGGGACGCTGGAAAAGATGACCCGCAACGAGGCGAAGGCGCAGGCGGAGCGGCTCGGCGCAAAAGTCTCCGGCTCGGTCTCGAAAAAGACGGATCTCGTCGTTGCCGGCCCCGGCGCTGGATCAAAGCTCACCGACGCGCAGAAATTCGGCGTGAGGGTGGTGAGCGAGGACGAATGGCTGGAGATGATCGGATAA
- a CDS encoding multidrug effflux MFS transporter codes for MDATPPKPPADTARLRTGAGPLLALLMAMTAIGPLSLNILVPATPGLVATLKTDPATVQLTVSLYLLGLAVSQLALGPLSDRFGRRPVVLCGLLVTVVSSFVALFASSIGEIILARTIQAFGASTGLVIGRAIIRDLYERERAAAMIGWVATVMVVAPMVTPLIGGILDTAFGWEATFVFVGVYALLVLFWSWTSLQETRPDHVTSGGLRFLVRETRALFKSRAFNAYVLAATLGSATFFAFLGGSPHVVIELMGESSAAYGAWFIITAFGYMLGNFAAANLSPRFGIDTMIRAGLGIELLGALVTILAVWLFPFGGPATIFPTQFLVSFGNGTLLPSAIAGAVSVRPQAAGTASGIVGCAQMAVGALAAQGTSWIVAGSMTALPMAFTILLIVLAAIGSYAVLMWGIRD; via the coding sequence CCGCTGCTCGCTTTGCTGATGGCGATGACGGCGATCGGGCCGCTGTCGCTGAACATCCTGGTGCCGGCAACCCCCGGCCTCGTCGCCACGCTGAAGACCGATCCGGCGACGGTGCAGCTCACGGTGTCGCTGTATCTCCTTGGACTTGCGGTGTCGCAGCTTGCGCTTGGCCCCTTATCGGACCGCTTCGGCCGCCGGCCTGTGGTGCTCTGCGGATTGCTCGTCACCGTGGTGTCGAGCTTTGTCGCGCTGTTCGCCTCCAGCATCGGCGAGATCATTCTGGCCCGGACGATCCAGGCTTTCGGCGCCTCCACCGGGCTGGTGATCGGCCGCGCCATCATCCGCGATCTCTATGAGCGCGAGCGCGCCGCCGCGATGATCGGATGGGTCGCGACCGTGATGGTGGTGGCTCCGATGGTCACGCCGCTGATCGGCGGCATCCTCGACACCGCCTTCGGCTGGGAAGCCACCTTCGTCTTTGTCGGCGTCTACGCCTTGCTGGTGCTGTTCTGGTCCTGGACCAGCCTGCAGGAGACGCGGCCCGACCACGTCACCAGCGGCGGCTTGCGCTTTCTTGTCCGTGAAACCCGCGCGCTGTTCAAAAGTCGCGCCTTCAACGCCTATGTGCTCGCTGCGACGCTCGGCTCGGCTACCTTCTTCGCCTTCCTCGGGGGCTCGCCGCATGTGGTGATCGAGCTGATGGGCGAATCCTCCGCCGCCTATGGCGCCTGGTTCATTATCACCGCCTTTGGATACATGCTGGGCAATTTCGCCGCGGCCAATCTGTCGCCGCGCTTCGGCATCGACACCATGATCCGCGCCGGGCTCGGCATCGAATTGCTCGGGGCTCTGGTGACGATCCTTGCCGTCTGGCTGTTCCCGTTCGGCGGCCCGGCGACGATCTTTCCGACGCAATTCCTGGTCTCCTTCGGCAACGGCACGCTGCTGCCGAGCGCGATCGCCGGTGCCGTCAGCGTGCGGCCGCAGGCGGCGGGCACCGCCTCGGGCATCGTCGGCTGCGCGCAGATGGCGGTCGGTGCGCTGGCCGCACAAGGCACAAGCTGGATTGTCGCCGGCTCGATGACAGCATTGCCGATGGCGTTCACAATCTTGCTGATCGTTCTCGCCGCGATCGGGAGTTATGCGGTGTTGATGTGGGGTATACGAGATTAG